One Chloroflexota bacterium genomic window, AGACGGTGAAGCGGTTGTGCCGACAGGGAGATATACCGGCGGTTAAGATTCATAATACGTGGCTGATTAGCGGGGATATTCTGGACAATTTTGCCGGAACCTATGTTCCGAAGCGCGGTGCCCGAAAGAGGCTGATAAAGTGAAGGAGAGCGGAAAGGGAACTCTGGCAAAGAGGAGTTTGTTTGGCCAATGAAGTACAGTAGGATTTTCCGCATTGCGGTGGTGGTTATTTTACTTGCCTGGTGGCTGGTGGGATTAACAGGCACACCGGCTATGGCGGCGCCACTGCTTGAGCTATCACCGGACTCTGGCGCGATGGGAACCACGGTTACCATTTCAGGAGAGAACTTCGATTCTTTTAAGGGGGACGAAATCTATATCTTTTTCGACGATAAGGAAATCAGTGCCAGCCCGATAGTTGTCCCGCAAACAGGCAGTTTCCAGCGTGATTTCAATATACCGGAAGATGCCGGGCCTGGAAAGCATACTATCAGGGCGAGGGCTGAATGGGGCTCAACACTGGCAACAAACACCTTTACCGTTCTGGAGCCTGAAATCAGCCTGAGCATTGAATCGGGTTCGGTAGGCAGCAAGCTGGTCGTGGACGGAGAAGGTTTTTACGCCAATAAGGTGGTGTCTGTATATTATGATAATAAAATACTCGGTACACTGACGGCATCATCCACCGGGGAATTCAGTTACAGCTTCAATGTCCCGGACAGCACCGCCGGAACGCATGATATTATAGCGGCGAATGCTAAAGATAATTACTACGAAGTTGAGTTTGAAGTGATACCGTGGATTACTATTAATCCGGTTACAGGAGCGGTGGGGAGTATCATGAAGGTCAACGGCAACGGCTTTGCTTCAAAAAGCGACGTGTCTGTTTTCTTCCAGTACGATGAAGTTGCCTATGCCAAGACGGATGAATCCGGCACTTTTAGGCTTGCCTCCTTCAATGTACCGCTGGCACCTCCGGGCACTTACGACGTTAGGGTTAAGGATGAAGAAAAAAACACGGCCAAATACGAGTTTACTATCACCGCCGGCGCCAGTATTGACCAGAAAACGGCCAGCGTTGGCAGCGAGCTTACCGTCAGCGGTACCGGCTTTGAAGCCAACGGGGAGATAGGTATTGAATTTGACGGCGTGGCAGTGGCAACTATAGCCGCTGATAGCAGCGGGTCGTTTCAGATTGTTTTCAAGGTGCCGGCGAGCCAGCATGGAGAACACACCATCAGCGTAAGTGATGGCGTTAATATCAGGCAGCTTGTCTTTGAAATTGA contains:
- a CDS encoding IPT/TIG domain-containing protein, with the protein product MKYSRIFRIAVVVILLAWWLVGLTGTPAMAAPLLELSPDSGAMGTTVTISGENFDSFKGDEIYIFFDDKEISASPIVVPQTGSFQRDFNIPEDAGPGKHTIRARAEWGSTLATNTFTVLEPEISLSIESGSVGSKLVVDGEGFYANKVVSVYYDNKILGTLTASSTGEFSYSFNVPDSTAGTHDIIAANAKDNYYEVEFEVIPWITINPVTGAVGSIMKVNGNGFASKSDVSVFFQYDEVAYAKTDESGTFRLASFNVPLAPPGTYDVRVKDEEKNTAKYEFTITAGASIDQKTASVGSELTVSGTGFEANGEIGIEFDGVAVATIAADSSGSFQIVFKVPASQHGEHTISVSDGVNIRQLVFEIESEAPPVPAPLLPGDGNETKAATYFDWADVDDPSLPLRYQLQIASDGDFAFVVMEKTLAESEYTLSDEMALAAVTEDSPYYWRVKATDGAANESEWSAPRSFLVLAPPAPVLLSPENGGEAEAQAYFDWEDVTSLSLPVTYQLQVAATKDFTKLVLEKEGLTESEYTVMEEEKLAAVKKNAPYYWRVRAVDDAGNESEWSTPGSFTVGFYLALPNWALYILIAFGAIIIGFLAFWLGRRTAYSES
- a CDS encoding helix-turn-helix domain-containing protein, yielding MAPFDNYYNVIEAGRRLKIHPETVKRLCRQGDIPAVKIHNTWLISGDILDNFAGTYVPKRGARKRLIK